In the Colletotrichum higginsianum IMI 349063 chromosome 7 map unlocalized unitig_7, whole genome shotgun sequence genome, one interval contains:
- a CDS encoding Integral membrane protein: MAAVTSLRSAMIPRSQMQTRRKSIIELHGIPPILRPLLRAYFLGYASAVAPRILTLLMQYITRKRRKAATENGQCIGFVTQLRRIVLAGLDPQRFPTFCALIVGGSTLLEEPLRRLFERNANGLAEATRTRLARWSAAFIAAWFSLQLLQSKKSSAFTENVPVKSDVPPGAKLKEVRYAGRTLDLTLFTLTRALDVIIGELWARRRARRIAEGSWTKAERIIGRFTDPSLFVTSCAFIMWAWFYHPSRLPSAYNKWISSAANVDMRLIEALQKLRAGEMAYGQSGQAELLQSMCEKYKWPIEWGDPSKSIPIPCEMVHMGCGPSCELHAISRFYRSWKWSMAMYLPLSVALLLRGPINKKNVLRTLVSASRSAAFLGTYITLFYYGVCLARTRIGPRVIGKDLAARQKIDAGICVRAGCCLCGWSVLVESVSRRKDMALFVAPRAMATLLPRRYGMDKQWRETLVFAASTAVVFTCIHENQARVRGVLGGVLGLVLRN, translated from the exons ATGGCTGCTGTCACATCTCTTCGCTCCGCAATGATACCTCGGAGTCAGATGCAAACTCGCCGGAAAAGCATTATCGAGCTGCATGGAATTCCGCCAATCCTACGGCCGCTCCTCCGGGCCTATTTCCTTGGCTATGCTTCCGCCGTTGCCCCGAGGATCCTGACATTGTTGATGCAGTACATCACCAGGAAACGCCGCAAAGCCGCAACTGAAAATGGGCAGTGCATTGGGTTTGTAACTCAATTGAGGCGAATAGTCCTTGCCGGCCTAGATCCGCAGCGTTTCCCGACTTTTTGCGCCTTGATAGTTGGCGGCAGTACACTGCTAGAG GAGCCTCTGCGTCGATTATTCGAGCGCAACGCGAATGGTCTCGCCGAAGCAACCCGCACAAG GCTTGCCAGATGGAGCGCCGCATTCATTGCTGCTTGGTTCAGTCTGCAACTCCTGCAGTCCAAGAAAAGCTCGGCTTTCACGGAGAATGTCCCAGTCAAGTCTGATGTCCCTCCAGGAGCTAAACTGAAGGAAGTCCGGTATGCCGGACGGACTCTTGACCTGACCCTTTTCACGTTAACGCGGGCACTCGATGTTATCATTGGTGAACTATGGGCTCGCAGACGCGCGCGCCGCATTGCGGAGGGGAGCTGGACCAAG GCGGAGCGGATCATCGGCAGATTCACCGACCCGTCTCTGTTCGTTACGTCGTGCGCATTCATCATGTGGGCGTGGTTCTACCACCCCTCTCGGCTGCCCAGCGCCTACAACAAATGGATCAGCTCGGCGGCCAATGTCGATATGCGGCTCATCGAGGCTCTCCAAAAGCTGCGTGCCGGCGAGATGGCCTATGGCCAGAGCGGgcaggccgagctgctcCAAAGCATGTGTGAGAAGTACAAGTGGCCGATAGAATGGGGCGACCCGTCAAAGTCTATCCCCATTCCTTGTGAAATGGTGCACATGGGATGCGGCCCCTCGTGCGAGCTCCACGCCATCAGTCGTTTCTATCGGTCGTGGAAATGGTCCATGGCCATGTACCTGCCCCTGAGCGTggcgctcctcctccgggGGCCTATCAATAAGAAGAACGTCTTGCGGACGCTGGTCTCGGCTTCGCGGTCGGCGGCGTTCCTAGGCACGTATATCACGCTCTTCTACTACGGTGTTTGTCTCGCCCGGACGAGGATTGGACCTCGGGTCATCGGCAAGGACCTGGCGGCGCGGCAGAAGATCGACGCGGGCATATGCGTTCGTGCCGGATGCTGTCTGTGCGGCTGGAGTGTTCTCGTCGAGTCCGTCAGCCGCCGCAAAGACATGGCTCTTTTCGTCGCTCCGCGGGCCATGGCCACGCTATTGCCCAGACGGTACGGCATGGACAAGCAGTGGAGGGAGACGCTGGTTTTTGCCGCCAGCACGGCGGTCGTGTTTACCTGCATTCATGAGAACCAGGCCCGTGTGCGAGGCGTGTTGGGTGGTGTTCTTGGATTGGTATTGCGCAACTAG
- a CDS encoding DJ-1/PfpI family protein, with protein MRLIASTVAIALASLVAGSPSLHRTRNTPCVPSTNTTSPPVNFGAIVFRAMDMLDIFGPLDALQLVAHNRHLNLHLIAATLDPVTTAPQAAGMNVYNSSFWPTIQPTATFDDDLDLDVLIVPGGPGIRAPGLEHIVEYVRRYYPKVKYLITICTGASFAAKAGALDGKRATTNKAAWKLITAMGPNVEWVSPARYVADGNVWTSSGVSSGLDLTVAFIKEVYGEELATKVSRIMEYVPNPADWDPFAEINGVGPTNNF; from the exons ATGCGCCTCATAGCATCCACAGTCGCAATCGCACTCGCCTCCCTCGTTGCAGGGagcccctccctccacaGGACACGCAACACCCCATGCGTCCCGTCCACAAACACCACCTCGCCCCCGGTGAACTTTGGCGCCATCGTCTTCCGCGCGATGGACATGCTCGACATCTTCGgccccctcgacgccctccagctcgtcgcccACAACCGCCACCTGAACCTCCACCTGATCGCCGCGACCCTCGACCCGGTCACCACCGCCCCGCAGGCCGCCGGCATGAACGTCTACAACTCGTCCTTCTGGCCGACGATCCAGCCCACCGCCaccttcgacgacgacctcgaccttgacgTACTCATCGTCCCCGGCGGGCCCGGCATCCGCGCGCCCGGCCTGGAGCACATTGTCGAGTACGTCAGGAGGTACTACCCGAAGGTCAAGTACCTCATCACCATCTGCACGGGCGCCAGTTTCGCGGCCAAGGCGGGCGCGCTGGATGGCAAGAGAGCCACGACGAACAAGGCGGCCTGGAAGCTGATCACGGCCATGGGGCCTAATGTTGAGTGGGTTTCGCCGGCCCGGTATGTGGCCGATGGCAACGTCTGGACTTCGTCTGGT GTCAGCTCCGGCCTGGACTTGACCGTCGCCTTCATCAAGGAGGTTTacggcgaggagctggcgACCAAGGTCAGCAGGATCATGGAGTATGTCCCGAACCCCGCCGACTGGGACCCCTTTGCGGAGATCAACGGCGTCGGGCCCACGAACAACTTCTAG
- a CDS encoding NAD dependent epimerase/dehydratase: MASNQTLLVTGANGYIGTHVVGLALEGGYNVRATARSESSINNLRSLFPDSSQRLSFAIVPDITKHESYQDALAGVTGIIHTASPFILNPKNNETDLLQPAINGSLAILEAARLYGSEVKRIVNVSSFASIVDLAKGYRPGHTYTEDDWNPMSYEEASKTDSGAAAYCASKALAEKAMWRWMGENTAVAFTLANICPPWVFGPYLGTPDLGRLSESMGLLWKLVDAKEVPPTDFGGYADVRDVARALVGAVETPAAGGERFLVGGGFDWQTAADLVREEVPEAKSRVPEGRPGYGRTEERYTVDGSKAERVLGLKYTPLNASLRDSIQQLIAVEKASKSA, translated from the coding sequence ATGGCATCAAACCAAACCCTCCTCGTCACAGGCGCCAACGGCTACATCGGCAcccacgtcgtcggcctcgccctcgaaggCGGGTACAATGTTCGCGCAACGGCCCGCTCCGAGTCGTCAATCAATAACCTTCGTTCCCTCTTCCCCGACTCGTCTCAACGACTCTccttcgccatcgtcccAGACATCACCAAGCATGAATCCTACCAAGACGCACTTGCCGGCGTGACGGGCATCATCCACACCGCATCCCCCTTTATCCTCAACCCCAAGAACAACGAGACGGACCTCCTGCAGCCGGCCATTAACGGCTCGCTTgccatcctcgaggccgcgagGCTATACGGTTCCGAGGTGAAGCGCATCGTCAACGTATCGTCGTTTGCGTCCATCGTCGACTTGGCCAAGGGGTACCGGCCGGGCCACACCTACACCGAGGACGACTGGAACCCGATGAGCTACGAAGAGGCGTCCAAGACGGacagcggcgccgcggcgtaCTGCGCCTCCAAGGCCCTTGCGGAGAAGGCCATGTGGCGCTGGATGGGCGAGAACACGGCCGTGGCGTTCACGCTGGCCAACATCTGCCCGCCGTGGGTGTTCGGCCCGTACCTCGGCACTCCCGACCTTGGCCGCCTGAGCGAGTCGATGGGGCTTCTCTGGAAGCTGGTTGACGCAAAGGAGGTCCCGCCGACGGACTTTGGCGGCTACGCTGACGTGCGGGACGTCGCGCGGGCGCTGGTCGGCGCGGTCgagacgccggcggctggaGGCGAGCGGTTCCTTGTCGGTGGAGGATTCGACTGGCAGACTGCGGCAGATCTCGTCCGCGAGGAGGTTCCGGAGGCGAAGAGCAGGGTCCCAGAGGGACGTCCGGGGTACGGGAGGACAGAAGAGCGGTACACCGTTGACGGGAGCAAGGCGGAGCGAGTGCTGGGGCTGAAGTATACGCCCCTGAACGCCTCCTTGAGGGACTCCATTCAGCAGTTGATTGCGGTGGAGAAAGCTTCCAAGTCTGCTTGA
- a CDS encoding Glyceraldehyde-3-phosphate dehydrogenase, whose product MAPIKVGINGFGRIGRIVFRNAVEHPDVEIVAVNDPFIETKYAAYMLKYDSTHGIFNGDIKQDGNDLVINGKKVKFYTERDPAAIPWKDTGADYVVESTGVFTTIDKAKAHLQGGAKKVIISAPSADAPMYVMGVNEKTYDGSADVISNASCTTNCLAPLAKVINDKYTIIEGLMTTVHSYTATQKTVDGPSAKDWRGGRTAAQNIIPSSTGAAKAVGKVIPELNGKLTGMSMRVPTANVSVVDLTVRIEKGASYDEIKQTIKEAAEGPLKGVLAYTEDDVVSTDMIGNPNSSIFDAQAGISLNDNFVKLVSWYDNEWGYSRRVLDLLAHVAKVDASK is encoded by the exons ATGGCTCCCATCAAGGTCGGCATCAACGGCTTCGGTCGTATCGGTCGCATTGTCTTCCGCAACGCTGTCGAGCACCCCGACGTTGAGATCGTCGCTGTCAACGACCCCTTCATTGAGACCAAGTACGCT GCCTACATGCTCAAGTACGACTCTACCCACGGCATCTTCAACGGCGACATCAAGCAGGATGGCAACGACCTTGTCATCAACGGCAAGAAGGTCAAGTTCTACACTGAGCGTGACCCCGCTGCCATTCCCTGGAAGgacaccggcgccgactACGTCGTCGAGTCCACTGGTGTCTTCACCACCATCGACAAGGCGAAGGCTCATCTCCAGGGCGGTGCCAAGAAAGTCATCATCTCTGCTCCCTCCGCCGATGCCCCCATGTACGTGATGGGTGTCAACGAGAAGACGTACGACGGCAGCGCCGACGTTATCTCCAACGCTTCTTGCACCACCAACTGCCTGGCTCCCCTCGCCAAGGTCATCAACGACAAGTACACCATCATTGAGGGTCTCATGACCACTGTCCACTCCTACACTGCCACCCAGAAGACCGTTGACGGTCCTTCCGCCAAGGACTGGCGTGGTGGCCGCACCGCTGCTCAGAACATCATTCCCAGCAGCACCGGTGCCGCCAAGGCTGTCGGCAAGGTCATTCCTGAGCTCAACGGCAAGCTCACCGGCATGTCCATGCGTGTGCCTACTGCCAACGTCTCCGTCGTTGACCTGACTGTCCGCATCGAGAAGGGCGCCAGCTACGACGAGATCAAGCAGACCATCAAGGAGGCCGCTGAGGGTCCCCTGAAGG GCGTCTTGGCCTacaccgaggacgacgtcgtttCCACCGACATGATCGGCAACCCCAACTCCTCCATCTTCGATGCCCAGGCCGGTATCTCCCTGAACGACAACTTCGTCAAGCTTGTCTCCTGGTACGACAACGAGTGGGGTTACTCCCGCCgtgtcctcgacctccttgcccACGTTGCCAAGGTTGATGCCTCCAAATAA
- a CDS encoding Alpha (1,3)-fucosyltransferase 3 — MTREKDHAQSRSKYAEFPSLRDCHQKLEKRDAEDLAALRKEINVADSHWLSSAEGFATTLLQVVAELLQQDKDRRLAASVSKPSSTDGLEVRLNSRLDALGKQHKEEVAKQQKQIEDLQKGLSTGIAQRKILGIENDSLKKKIQELQSQKQSLVRKVDEHGTLIKQLQEEKSKETPLPPAPQEATVTAEDLKEVKTIADRCRSGLADLEATVTGHDQKLGEIDVDLITDGCVTIAATLPRLEQHAKRAADDISGLRSDHDRLRLDNEKLRSNADILQSSVQQLQSGTQQLRSDAFGVQSSVEQLKSVTDQLKHDTESLKTDTLDLKTNTQDLRTDTKGLKSDTEHLKAAAEQLKCETTQLRSSSGETQLALEELQSTTPRLPAGDSFLSVKTFTTMNTAVLQKFSSWVDDLKRRVDVIEGQIPTLQTTSKQQSDHSSRIKAIEDQVKTLEKESDQKTIPSSETSRVTTPAPDNKNVQLEGKWKEHDMRLKTLEANSRKSPYRSDSASFEPTDAKDALVQRRTPIESMKAAIEALRDQVAIADQSIKALSESAKLASAGQASHTKRFGQLENELFSTGRRLMTAEDALRATEKKIERKLDFMQQNFTTLDSQMNNLSLETLFQAIIQYMGTFQPGEAVVGPKVERVVQQVTAQEFRLAALERAVTSSEEPANKKRKISPNLGHAGITNGRH, encoded by the coding sequence ATGACTAGAGAAAAAGATCACGCCCAGTCCAGATCCAAATATGCCGAGTTTCCGTCTTTGAGGGACTGTCAccagaagctcgagaagagGGACGCTGAAGATTTGGCTGCCTTACGCAAGGAGATCAACGTTGCAGATTCACATTGGCTCTCTTCAGCCGAAGGGTTCGCTACCACCCTGCTTCAGGTTGTTGCCGAGCTGCTGCAACAGGACAAAGACCGTCGCCTGGCTGCGTCTGTCTCCAAGCCTAGCTCCACCGACGGTCTCGAGGTTCGACTCAACTCCCGGCTTGATGCGCTTGGCAAACAGCACAAAGAAGAGGTGGcaaaacaacaaaaacagATAGAAGATCTTCAAAAGGGACTGTCCACAGGAATAGCTCAGCGTAAGATACTGGGCATCGAGAACGATTccctcaagaagaagattcAAGAACTGCAAAGCCAAAAGCAATCCCTGGTGAGAAAGGTTGACGAGCATGGCACGTTGATCAAGCAGTTGCAAGAAGAGAAATCAAAGgagacgccgctgccgccagcACCGCAAGAAGCCACTGTCACCGCGGAAGATCTGAAAGAAGTCAAGACCATAGCTGACCGATGCCGAAGCGGATTGGCCGATCTTGAGGCAACGGTAACGGGACATGACCAGAAACTTGGCGAGATAGATGTCGATCTGATCACCGATGGCTGCGTTACTATCGCGGCCACGCTGCCACGACTCGAACAGCACGCCAAGAGGGCTGCAGATGATATCTCCGGGCTTCGCTCAGACCACGACAGGCTCAGGTTGGATAACGAGAAACTCCGGTCGAACGCAGACATACTCCAGTCCAGTGTCCAGCAGCTTCAGTCGGGCACACAGCAACTACGGTCCGACGCCTTCGGAGTCCAGTCGAGTGTGGAGCAGCTCAAGTCTGTAACCGACCAACTCAAGCACGACACAGAAAGCCTGAAGACGGACACGCTGGACCTCAAGACAAACACACAGGACCTCAGGACAGACACGAAGGGACTCAAGTCAGACACTGAACACTTAAAAGCAGCTGCCGAGCAGCTTAAATGTGAGACGACGCAGCTACGCTCGAGCTCGGGGGAAACGCAGCTAGCTCTAGAGGAGCTACAATCTACAACACCGAGACTGCCGGCAGGGGACTCGTTCCTCTCTGTAAAGACCTTTACCACTATGAACACTGCCGTCCTTCAGAAATTCAGTAGTTGGGTTGATGATTTGAAGAGACGGGTCGACGTCATAGAGGGCCAAATACCAACACTGCAGACCACGTCGAAGCAGCAAAGCGATCACTCGTCCCGGATCAAGGCCATAGAAGATCAAGTTAAGACGCTCGAGAAAGAGTCGGACCAAAAGACGATTCCTAGCTCGGAAACCAGTCGCGTAACCACACCTGCTCCTGATAATAAGAACGTTCAGCTCGAGGGGAAGTGGAAGGAGCATGACATGCGCCTCAAGACGCTCGAGGCGAATTCTAGGAAGAGCCCGTATCGATCTGACAGCGCCTCTTTCGAACCGACGGATGCTAAAGATGCACTTGTCCAGAGGCGCACGCCGATTGAGTCGATGAAGGCTGCGATCGAGGCGCTGAGGGATCAGGTGGCGATAGCGGACCAAAGCATCAAAGCCCTATCGGAATCGGCCAAACTGGCGAGCGCTGGCCAGGCATCACACACTAAACGGTTCGGCCAGCTGGAGAATGAGCTGTTCTCGACAGGAAGGCGATTAATGACGGCAGAGGATGCGCTGCGAGCGACTGAGAAAAAAATAGAGAGGAAACTGGACTTCATGCAGCAGAACTTTACGACTCTCGACTCACAGATGAACAACCTGTCATTGGAAACCCTTTTCCAGGCTATCATTCAATACATGGGCACCTTCCAACCTGGTGAGGCAGTTGTTGGGCCCAAGGTCGAGAGAGTGGTTCAACAGGTGACGGCGCAAGAGTTTAGACTGGCGGCCCTGGAGCGGGCAGTAACTTCGAGCGAAGAGCCAGCAAACAAGAAACGGAAGATAAGCCCTAACTTGGGGCATGCGGGCATAACGAACGGCAGGCACTGA
- a CDS encoding RuvB-like helicase 2, producing MAAPVMTVSESKELRGLNLIAAHSHIRGLGVDSTTLEPRAASQGLVGQEKARKAAAVILQMIKESKIAGRAVLIAGPPSTGKTAIAMGMAQSLGPDVPFTSLASSEIFSLEMSKTEALTQAFRKSIGVRIKEESEIMEGEVVEIQIDRSVTGGAKQGKLTIKTTDMEAVYDMGAKMIDAMTKERVMAGDIISIDKSSGKITKLGRSYARSRDYDAMGVDTKFLQCPDGELQKRKEVVHTVTLHEIDVINSRTQGFLALFSGDTGEIRSEIRDQINTKVGEWKEEGKAEIVPGVLFIDEVHMLDIECFSYINRALEDDLAPVVIMASNRGNSRIRGTDYRSPHGLPLDFLDRVVIIHTNTYNQDEIKQILTIRAQEEEVDVSPDALALLTKIGQEAGLRYASNLITTSQLVCAKRRAKTVEIADVQRSFALFYDPARSVKFVSESEKRLIGNDGAVDFTVTNGHGDAMELS from the exons ATGGCTGCG CCCGTCATGACTGTCTCCGAGAGCAAGGAGCTTAGAGGGCTCAACCTCATCGCGGCTCACTCTCATATTCGCGGCCTAGGTGTCGACAGCACAACGCTGGAGCCCAGAGCGGCGTCCCAGGGTCTGGTGGGGCAGGAAAAGGCCAGGAAAGCCGCGGCCGTGATCCTGCAGATGATCAAGGAGAGCAAGATTGCTGGCAGAGCCGTGCTGATTGCCGGCCCCCCCAG CACCGGCAAGACAGCCATCGCAATGGGCATGGCTCAGTCCCTTGGACCCGACGTCCCCTTCACGTCTCTCGCATCCTCCGAAATCTTCTCCCTCGAAATGTCCAAGACCGAAGCCCTCACACAAGCCTTCCGAAAGTCGATTGGCGTACGCATCAAGGAGGAGAGCGAGATCAtggagggcgaggtcgtcgagatccAAATCGACCGAagcgtcaccggcggcgccaagcAAGGAAAATTGACGATCAAGACGACCGACATGGAGGCCGTGTATGACATGGGCGCCAAGATGATTGATGCCATGACCAAGGAGCGTGTCATGGCTGGGGACATCATCTCTATCGACAAGTCATCGGGCAAGATCACAAAGCTCGGCCGATCATACGCACGCTCGCGCGACTACGATGCCATGGGCGTCGACACCAAGTTCTTGCAGTGTCCAGATGGCGAGCTGCAGAAGCGCAAGGAGGTGGTCCACACTGTGACGCTGCACGAGATTGACGTCATCAACTCGAGAACACAAGGATTCTTGGCGCTATTTTCAGGCGACACTGGTGAGATCCGCAGTGAGATCCGTGACCAGATCAACACCAAAGTGGGGGAgtggaaggaggagggcaaggcTGAGATCGTCCCCGGCGTCTTGTTTATTGACGAGGTTCACATGCTCGACATCGAGTGCTTCTCATACATCAACCGCGCATTGGAAGACGACCTGGcacccgtcgtcatcatggCCAGCAACAGGGGCAACTCACGCATCCGCGGAACGGACTACCGCAGCCCTCACGGCCTGCCTCTCGACTTCCTCGATCGCGTTGTAATCATCCACACCAACACATACAACCAGGACGAGATCAAGCAGATCCTCACCATCCGAGCCCAAGAAGAGGAGGTCGACGTTTCGCCGGACGCTCTGGCGCTGCTCACCAAGATCGGACAGGAGGCAGGCCTGCGCTACGCCAGTAACCTCATCACGACGTCCCAGCTGGTCTGTGCCAAGCGCAGAGCGAAAACAGTTGAGATTGCCGACGTCCAGAGGAGCTTCGCACTTTTCTACGACCCGGCCCGCAGCGTCAAGTTCGTCTCCGAGTCGGAGAAGCGCTTGATCGGCAACGATGGTGCCGTCGACTTCACCGTCACGAACGGCCATGGCGACGCGATGGAGTTGAGTTAG